DNA from Vibrio alfacsensis:
CTGCATCAAATTATTGCTAAGCGCTGTCTTGGTATAACTGACCGAGCCCTTTTTAGTCTCAAACGTAAAACCACGACGCGTTTGATAATCACCAAATGCCTCCATTGAGAAATACTTCTCGGGTGCACGACCAGAAAACAAAAAATCCACCTGCACATTGTGCATTTTAAAGGCTTCACTCATCGCTCGCGCTCGAGCTATATGACCATTTCCAGTGCCTTGAACTCCATATAGGATTTTCATCCACTTACTCCTACTATGTCGATTGCGAAAGAAGCACACAGACTACCTAGCACCGCGCCAACAATAATGTCAGTAAAGAAATGGACCCCAAGCAATATGCGCGACAAACCAATGAGGCTCGCCCATAGAAAGGCAAACGCCCCTAGTTCTGGATAGAAATGGTGAATCACGCTCGCCATGACAAACCCTGCAGCCGTATGGCCTGAGGGCAAACTGTAGCGATCTGATGGTGTAATGAATGCAGGAAGGTGTTCGCTTAACTCTTTCGGTCGACGGCGTTTAACGCTGTTTTTTAGAACCCAGTAAATGGGCAGTTCCATTGCAAAAGCAACCAAGCCTACCCATAAAAACCATTGCCCATGTTGCTTATCTAGCAACCAAGCTAATAGTCCAATAACAAGATAAAGGTGCCCGTCTCCACTGTGTGAAATCCCCTTACTTACGTTGGCAACGGGTAAGCTAAAACGATGGCGTAAACAAATGTGGGAAAACGCCACGTCAAATTTCGCAATCGTGGCGATAGGCAGTGCAATTGTCTCAATAGTTCGCATGTCGCTTTCCTGTACTTTGACACTCTCTGCAAAGTAGGCGTTTGAAATGACAGCAACATGACGAGATGTTGGAGAATTAGTGACACGTC
Protein-coding regions in this window:
- a CDS encoding phosphatase PAP2 family protein, which produces MRTIETIALPIATIAKFDVAFSHICLRHRFSLPVANVSKGISHSGDGHLYLVIGLLAWLLDKQHGQWFLWVGLVAFAMELPIYWVLKNSVKRRRPKELSEHLPAFITPSDRYSLPSGHTAAGFVMASVIHHFYPELGAFAFLWASLIGLSRILLGVHFFTDIIVGAVLGSLCASFAIDIVGVSG